The genomic segment AGCCGGTTAAAGGCCCACCGCATACAAGCACAGAAGAGACGCATCTCCGTAGTCAGCGGATCTTCTTCGCCCCGGCTCCACTTCGAAGACCGGTGAGCCGGGTAAATCTCTGGAAAAAACTCCCCGCACACAGTTATGCTAATTTGTTCTTCTCGTGTTTCTCTGGCATTCCTGATCAACTCCCGAAAACCCTGCCGGACTTTGTTGCTTCTCCAATGGATAATATTCCATGCTTTTATAATAGTAAAATAGTTAGGTACAATCAATTATAGTATAGTTTTCTGAAGCTGCTGCATACCTCCCTTGCTCTCCCTCATTATATACAACCAGAGCCAGCAGAAGCAAGTAACCCCCTGCCAGTGGGCAGAGGGTCACTTTATTATGATGCCGCAGTGGTAGTCGCTTGTTTGGCTGGTACGGATTCAACCACTTCCACTTCTACGTCCTCGACCTGCATCCTGGGTGCAATCACTGCGGCAATAATAGTATCGGGATCCTGGGCAATCTGGCAACCAGGCGGAACAGGGATATCCTTGACCCGGATCATTCCGCCTATTTTCAGGTGACTGATGTCAATGGTGATTTCCGCCGGAATATCCTGTGGCAAACATTCCACTTCCAGCTGGCGAACATTAAACTGAATAATGCCCCCGGCCTTTACCCCCTGGGCTTCTCCCACCAGGTGCACCGGTACCTGGGCATGAACTTTGCGGTTTGTTTCCACCTTTTGCAAATCCACATGCAGGAGCTCTTCCGTAACAGGATCCCACTGCACTTCCTTGATCAAAGCGTCAATAGGGCCCGTAGGCAAGCCGGAATCCAGTCTCAGCAAGCGGGTACGGCCGCCCGGACTGTTGAGCAGTTGCCGCAATTGTACTTTATCCACTGCGACCAAAATACTGCCATCAATACCATTACCATATACAACTCCCGGCACCCAGCCGGACCTGCGCAGGCGGCGATTATGCCCTTTTCCGTCTCTCTCCCGAATTCTGGCTGTCAGATTTTGACCAGTCAATGACTACACCTCCAAAAAAATAATACCAGCACCATTTGTTTGTGCTGGTATTATGCCCGTTTTAGATAAGTATTATACCTAGTCGAACAGCATACTCACTGACAGGTCCTCATGAACGCGCAAAATGGCTTCACCCAGAAGCGGCGCAACTGACAGGACCTTGATTTTGTTGCTGCGTTTTTCCTCTGAGAGGGGAATGGTATTGGTTACCACCAGTTCCTTGATGGGAGAGTTTTCAATGCGGGAGATAGCGGGACCGGATAAGACCGGATGGGTACAGCAGGCATAAACCTCTTTCGCCCCCCGCTCAATCAAGGCCTGGGCACCCAGGGTGATAGTCCCGGCGGTGTCGATGATATCATCGATCATGATCACTGTCTTGCCTTCGATATCGCCTATGATGTTCATTATCTCTGCTACATTCGGTTCCGGCCGCCGTTTGTCAATAATGGCAATGGCACTGCCCAGCCGGTCAGCCAGAGCCCGGGCCCGGGTTACTCCGCCCAGGTCAGGGCTGACAACAATAGCGTTCTCCAGGTTCTTGTTGCGGAAATATTCGGCCAGGATGGGAACCCCGGGCAAGTGGTCCACCGGAATGTCAAAAAAGCCCTGAATCTGACCAGCATGTAAATCCATGGTCATTACCCGACGAGCTCCCCCGACGGTAATCAGGTTAGCCACCAGTTTGGCAGTAATGGGATCCCGGCCCCGGGCTTTTCGATCCTGCCGGGCATAACCGTAATAAGGAATAACGGCAGTAATGCGGCGAGCAGAAGCCCGACGCAGGGCATCAATCATAATCAGCAGTTCCATCAAATGGTCATTGGCCGGGCTACAGGTGGGCTGAATGACAAATACATCCGCCCCCCGTACGCTCTCATTGATTTTGACCACGATTTCGCCATCACTAAAGCGGGAAACCTGAGCTTGTCCCAGATTAACCCCCAGATATTCGGCGATTTCCGCTGCCAACGCCGGGTTGGCATTACCGGTAAAAATTTTCATCTGGCGCACACCCATGATTTATGCTTTACCTCCTTCGATTGCTTCGCGCCGAGCTTTAGCCCAGCCTTCCCGGTTTTTTTGCGGCGCCCGGGCCACCCCCAGGGCATCAGCCGGTACATCCTTAACAATAGTGGAACCAGCGGCAACCAGGCTCCCGGCGCCAATAGTTACCGGTGCGACCAGGTTGCTGTTGCTGCCAATAAAGGCGCCATCGCCAATAATGGTTTTTGATTTTTTGTAACCATCATAATTGCAGGTGATGGTGCCAGCCCCGATATTAACCCCGGAGCCAATCTCCGCATCTCCTATATAACTGAGATGGGGCACTTTGCTGCCCTGGCCAATCACTGCATTTTTAATTTCCACAAAATCGCCCACCTTGACCCCGGCCGCCAGGTGGGTACCAGGGCGCAAGTAAGCAAAGGGCCCGATAGTACAGTCATTGCCGATCTCCGCCTGCAAAACCACGCTGAACTGGATCTCCACCCCATCTCCAATCTGGCTGTCCATAATTTTGGTATCAGGACCGATCTGGCAGCCAGCTCCGATAGTGGTTTTGCCTGTCAAGTGGGTATTGGGGTAAATGACGGTATCAGCGCCGATTTTGACCTCCGCCTCTATATAAGTAGTGGCCGGGTCAAGAATGGTTACTCCTGCCAGCATCTGCTGCCGGTTAATGCGTTCCCGGAACAGCCGGTTGGCTTCTGCCAGGGCCACCCGGTCATTGATACCCATCACCTCTGTATCATCTGACAGCTGCCAGGCCGCTACCTTTTGCCCTTGCTGCCGGAAAATAGCCAGCACATCCGTTAAATAATACTCCCCCTGGGCATTGTTGGGGGTGATTTGCTGCAGGGCGGCAAAGAGGGCCTGCGCCTGGAAGCAATATGTACCGGAGTTGACTTCCCTGATGGCTTTCTGCTCCGGGGTAGCATCCTTTTCCTCCACGATGGCTGCCACCTGGCCCTGTTCATCCCGGATAATCCGGCCATAACCTGTCGGATTTGCCATCGTCATGGTCAGTACCGTAGCCACTGCCTCTTGCTGGCGATGGTACTGGGCCAGAGCCGCCAGGGTTTCACCGCGCAACAAAGGGGTATCTCCACACACAACCAGAATATCTCCCTCAAAATCCCGCAATACAGTCTCTGCCTGCATGACAGCATGACCTGTACCCAGTTGTTCTTTCTGTTCTACATATACCTGCTCCGGCCCTAAAGTGGCCTGCACCTGTTCTGCTCCATGCCCGATAACCAGCACCACCGGTTGCGCTCCGGCAGTACGGCAAGCTGCCATGACATGGCTGACCATCGGTTGGCCCCCGACCGGATGTAATACTTTGGGCAGCCGGGACTTCATCCTTGTCCCTTTTCCTGCTGCCAGGATGACTGCTGCCAGCCCTTCCAAAAAAGACGCCTCCTTTATATGAGCTATCCATTTGTTATTATGCCTAACTTTTTGTATATTCAACAGCTTTCCCTTAATTCCTGCCCTTTTGTCGAGAAAAATGGAATTTTAAATAAAGAAGGAATCCCTTCATTTTTGTCGATTCGGTATCTGTGTTATCAATTTTCATGCAACTTCATCTCTCCAAAATATAAACACCCCGCTGACGCGGGGTGTTGCTGTTTAAGCACTGACCTGTTCCTCTACCATTGCCTGTTGATAGGCGTCCAGAACCACCTGGGAAATCAGCTGCCGGAAATCTGAAGTTATAGGATGGGCGATGTCACGGTAATGCCCCTCAGAAGTCTTGCGGCTGGGCATCGCCACGAATAAGCCCTTTTGACCCTCCACCACTTTGATGTCATGGACAACGAAGACATTGGACAGGGTGACAGAGGCAATTGCTTTCAGTTTTCCTTCCGGGCTCAGTTTCCGAATCCGTACATCGGTAATATTAAGCATAGTCTCACCACCTTCCTGGTTGCCTACTAGATATTATTTTCCAATACAGGTTATTTTATTCTCTCCATCCCAAAAAAATCCTGCTTATTTGTGCTAAAAGTTTCATACAAATTCTTACACAATTATTCACATAAGGCTATTACCTCAATCTCAATATCGACATCTTTCGGCAGGCGGGCTACCTCTACCAGGGAGCGGGCCGGCGGATTGGCAGTAAAGTATGTAGCGTAGATTTCATTAATGGTGACAAACTGATTCATATCCTTAATAAATACCGTTGCTTTTACCACCTTATCCAGAGAGCTGCCGGCAGCTTCCAGTAGACCCTTAATGTTATCCAGCACCCGGCGGGTCTGGGTTTGGATATCCCCGGTAACCAGCTGGCCAGTGACGGGATCAATGGGAATCTGACCGGAACAGAATAGCAAATTGCCCACCTTGACCGCCTGGGAATAGGGTCCGATGGCCTGGGGTGCTGCGGTAGTAGAAATAATTTCTTTTGTCATTGCTCGTTCCTCCTTTAACTAACTATTTCCACTTGATAGTGGTTATTCTGCAGTATCGCCAGAATTTCCCCAATATGTTGATTATCCTGGGTTTCCAGTTCCAGTATCACTTCCGCCTGGGTATAGGTTAAAGTCGGACGGGTACGATCATGGGTAATGGAGATGACATTGGCCCTGGTACCAGCGATCAGCTCCAGCAATTTTTGCAAGCTGCCGGGCTTATCCACCAGAATGGTGCGAAAGCGCAAACGGCGGCCAGCTTTGCTGAGACCGCGGTTAATAATGGTCGCCACCATGTTCACATCAATATTGCCACCGGAAAGGACAATCACTGTCCGACCGCTGAAAGGCAGCTTGCCTGCCAGCAGCGCCGCCACTCCTACTGCCCCGGCCCCTTCTACGATGGTTTTGCCCCGTTCCAGCAGCATGAGGATAGCCTGGGCAATTTCCTCATCCGTAACGGTCACAATCTCATCCACCAGGTCATTGATAATCTGAAAAGTTAGTTGTCCCGGTTTTTTAACTGCAATCCCATCGGCAATGGTATCCACCTGAATGGTCTCCTGCCAGCTGCCGGCCCGTTTGGACAGGTACATAGCCGGAGCTCCGGCCGCCTGAATCCCGATCACTTTAATGCGGGGATTGCGACCTTTGATAGCTGTAGCCAGTCCGGCCACCAGCCCCCCGCCGCCGATGGGGGCTACCACCACTTCCGGTTCAATCTCCTCTAGAATCTCCAGGCCGATGGTCCCCTGCCCCGCTATGACTTCCGGGTCATCAAAGGCATGAACGAAAGTGGCTCCGGTTTGTTTCTGAATCTCTTTGGCCTTCTGGTAAGCCTCATCATAGGAAATTCCGCTCAACACTACTCTAGCCCCATAACTGCGGGTAGCGGATACCTTGCTGAGAGGAGCTCCCTCCGGCATGACAATGGTAGCCGGAATGCCTGCAGCACTGGCCCCGTATGCTACTCCCTGGGCGTGGTTCCCTGCTGAGGCGGCTATTACCCCTTTGGCCTTATCTTCAGGGGACAGGGTTAAAATCCTGTTATAGGCGCCCCGCAATTTAAAAGAACCGGTTTTTTGCAGATTCTCATGTTTTAACCAGACTTCCCGACCACTCAGACGGCTGAAGGTAGTGGACAGGTCCAGGGGAGTGCGGTGAGCAACCCCTTGAAGGCGGACTGCCGCCTGCTCAATCATGGTCAAATCTACAATTGCCACAGACCTTCCTCCTCTGCCAGCGGCTGGGTTACCCAGGCCGCTGGCCGGATTTCCACCTGTTTCTTTTCCTCATCAATATTTACCAGCTCCAGCAGGGAGAAATAGTCTCCTACCAGTTTCTGTTCCGGCTCCACAGTAGCGATCAGGACGCCGGTTCCTACTACTTCCGCTTCAAATTCCTGGAGCAGTTCTTTCATGCCCCGGGCCGTACCCCCGGCTTTCATGAAATCATCAATGATCAGGACCCTGGCCTGCCGGGGCAAACTGCGCCGGGCCAGGGCCATGGTCTGAATGCGTCGGGTGGAACCGGAAACATAGTTGATACTCACCGATGACCCTTCGGTAACTTTGCTGTCATCCCGGGCGATGACCAGAGGCACCCCCAGAGCCCTGGCGGTCATCATAGCCAGGGGTATGCCTTTGGTTTCCACGGTCAGGACATATTCCGGCGGCTGGTAGACATAACGAGAAGCGAAGATCTGGCCGATCCAGCCGGCTATTTCCGGATCATAGATAATATCATTCATATACAAAAATCCGCCCGGAATGATGCGTTCCGGCTCCTGTAACCTCTGACAGAGCTCTTTCGCCAGTTTGGCCCGTTTTTCCGCCCCGATTAAAGGCAAAAAACGAACCCCACCGGCTGCTCCCGCTACAGTTTCCACTATCCCCAGCTGTAACCGGGCTATAGTTTCCTTGATCAGCCCAATATCCTCACTGAGGCTGGATTTGGCTACTCCCAGTTCATCAGCAAAATAGGTCAGGGGAAAGAGATGATGGGGTCGATTGAGCAGTTCCTGTACGATAATAATTGTTCTGGCACTGCGTTTAATTTTCACGGGAATCACTCTCCCATTTCCCGAATATTTTATCCATTTGAGGCAAAAAAATTTCATTTTTCCATCATTATAATAAAAAAAACATCCTCTGTCCATGAGGATGTTTAGAAATATTGGCCCTTTTCCAGCCAGAGCCAGTCTTCCTCCTTATCCAGGTCCAGGGCAATTTCCGGATGGGGACAAATCACCGCCTGACCGGAAAATCCTGTCAGTTGCTGGAGCTTGCGGGCAATATCGGCAATGGTCAGGGTTTGCCGCCACCAGCGCCACAGAAAAGTGGGCCCCAGCAATCGTGCCAGGCGCCAGGGCTGCTTGCGGGCGGAAATAAAGCGTTCCAGCAAATCCATGCAGTTATCCATTACCCCGGCCCGAATCAAAAAAACATTGCCTCCGGTAAAAGTGCCTTCAGCCAGACGGACATATGTCCGTCTTACCCCGGGATAAAGGCGGTCATTGTCCTCCTGGCGAACAATAGGATAATAGGCATCATGTTCCCCCTGGCAATCGGTAAGAAATTCCTGCAAATGCCGGGGGGACAACAAAGGCATATCTCCTGAGAGGAGCAGGATATATTCCCGGTTACCCACTCCTCGCCGCCGCAGGGCTTCCCAGCCAATTTGCAGGGATTGAGAAAGATTTTCGCCTCCCTGTACCCAGGCTATCCCCGGGGGCAGGGGCCAGGGCGACTGGGCCACCGGTCCCACAACCAGTGCCTCTTTGACCACCTGGGCTGACCAGAGGCATTCAATAATGCGCTTTAACATGGGCTCCTGGCCTAACGGACGTAAACATTTAGCATCACCGCCCAAAACCAGGGCACGCATTAGCCTTTCGCCCCTTCCTCCTCCATTTTGCGCATCATGTTCAGCATGGTGTTTTCCGCATTTTCGATATGTTCGCGAGCCAGTTGCTGGGCCAGTTCTACATTCCGTTCTGAAATGGCTTCCACGATTTTGCGGTGTTCCTCCAGGGCCACCCGCATCCGACCGGGATGGGACAGAGAAGTCATGCGGAAACGCTGGATCTGTTCCCGCAGGTTGCTGACAATCTGCACCAGCCGTTCATTGCGGCTGGCCCGGTAGAGAATATCATGGAAATCGGTATCAGCGGAAATCAGGGAAGTCAGGTCATCCGCTTCTGTCGATTCCGCTACCTTAACCAGACTGCGCTCTAACGCTTCCAGTTCTTCTTCGGTTATGCGCTCTGCCGCCAGGCCGGCAGCCAGACTCTCCAGCGCGGCCCGCACTTCAAAGACATCAGCAATATCCTTCAGGGAAATGCCAGCTACATAGGCCCCTTTCCGGGGTACCATTACTACAAAGCCTTCCAGTTCCAGCTTGCGGATGGCCTCCCGTACCGGTGTCCGGCTCACTCCCATTTCCTCGGCTAACTGAATTTCCATCAGCCGTTCCCCGGGTTTCAGGGTACCATTGATAATGGCTTCCCGCAGGGATTCAAAAACGATTTCCCTTAAAGGTTTGTAACTATCCAGTTTGACCGGGATTAATCTTCTTTCCATGGAACTATCCCCCTCTCCTGCTCCATTTTACTACATTTGCTCCTCTCCCGGCAATGGCAGGGGCAAACCGGTTTTTGTCCTGATTACCTGTCCGGCCTCCTGCCAGCGTTGAGCCAGTTCCTGATCCTGAGCTTCATCATTGATTAAAGCAAACAGCGTTGGGCCGCTGCCTGACATCAACACTCCAGGACATCCTGCCCTGCAGGCCGCTTCCTTTAGCTCTTTTAAGTCGGGAGCAAGGGCCAGAGTGATCTGTTCCAGGTCATTGGCCAGATGCCGGGCCACCTCCTGCCAGTTTCCGGTCCTTACAGCTGCCAGCATCCGTTCCGTTTGCCCCTGCTGACTTCGGCCCATTCGGGCATAAAGCCCGTAAATCTCTGCCGTAGATACTCCATAAGGTGGTTTTAACAGCAGCAGGGAATGCTGCGGCAGTGCCGGTAAGGGCTGAATCTGTTCTCCTCTGCCGGTGGCCAGGGCCGTTCCACCATAGAGGCAAAAAGGCACATCCGACCCCAGGCGAGCCCCCAGTTCGGCCAGCTTCTCCCTGGACCAGTTCAGGTTCCAGAGCTGATTCAGGGCCCGCAAAACCCCTGCCGCATCGGTGGACCCTCCGGCCAGGCCGGCCGCCACCGGGATGCGCTTCTCTACCAGGATTTCCGCCCCCAGTTTGACCCCACTGACTTCCTGCAGGAGCCAGGCCGCCCGCCAGGCCAGGTTAGTTTCATTCCATGCTACCTCCGGGTGATTTCCCTCCAGAAAGATTTTGCCATCTGAACGCAAACGACAGGTAATGGTATCTGCCAGTTCCAGGGACTGCATCACCATGGCTACTTCATGGTAGCCGTCGGGACGCCGGCCCTTGATTTCCAGAGTTAAATTGATTTTGGCCGGTGCTAATAGCGTAATCTCCATGTCCTACCTTCCTCTAATTTGCAGTTTCCCTTTCATCATAACATATTTATGGTATTCTGCCAATCGCACCGGCCTGGCTCCCAGTTCCTGCAAAAGTTTGACGAGCGGAGCCAGTTTTTCATAGAAAACCACCACCGTCTCGCCGGGAACAGCAGTAAGCAGAGCCTGCTTTACAGCCTCCAGTTCAGGCAAAATCACCTGTATATCCTGCGGGGAAAGCACTGTCCGCAAACCCTGACAGAGCAAAGCTGCCATTTCCCCCGGCTGCCGCCCCCGTAAATTGCTGTCCTCCTTGACTATGGCTCTATGTAAATATTTGCCCGCCACCATCCCGGCCCGGATAATATCCTGATTACGCCGGTCCCCCGGCATGCCAATCACAGCAGTTATAGGGCCAAAGCCCCCGGCTTGCAAGGCACTCAACACCCGGTCAAAACCGGCGGCATTGTGACCATAGTCCACCAGGACCTGGATTTTGCCCAGCTGCCAGAGGTTAAAACGGCCGGGATTGGTTTCCGGGTCACAGCTGAATGTACGTAAACCCCGGGCAATCAATTCCGGTTTGAGACCATAGGCCAGGGCCGCTCCCGCTGCTGCCAGCATATTCTCCAGGTTATGTAAAGCCAGCCCTCCCCAGGCTGCCGGCAGTTCCTTCACCTTTACCAGGGGCAGACACTGGTCCCCCTGAACCCAGAGTACCCAACCCTGCCGTACCAGTAATCCCTGTCCACCTAAGGCCAGATGCCGGGCCAGCCAGGGATTTTCCGCCCTGGTTGTGTACAGGAACAGCTGGCCCTGAAAGCGAGGCCCCATACTGAGTAACTGGGGATCATCAGCATTGAGGATTATCCAGCCCTGCCGGGAAACCACTTCCCCTACCAGAGCCTTAACATCTGCCAGTTCCGCCAGGGAATTGATCCCATCCTGGCCCAGGTGATCCCCGCTGAGATTGGTGTATACCGCCACATCACAATAGCTAAAGCCCAATCCCTGTCGCAGAATGCCACCTCTGGCAGTTTCCAGGACCGCTGCCTCCACCAGAGGATGTTGCAGGATTTCTCTGGCACTGAGAGGTCCACTCATATCCCCGGCCCGAATCAATTGCTTATCAAAATATATGCCATCAGAAGTAGTATATCCCACCTTCTTGCCTGCCAGAGCCAGCAAATGGGCCAGACAGCGCACCACCGTGGTTTTGCCATTAGTACCGGTAACCGCAAAGAGGGGAAGCTTTTGCGAGGGCTGAAGATCTAACCGTGTTATAATCCAATCTGCTATCTCCTTACCTCTCTTTCCGTTCAGATGCATCCGCAATCCGGGAGCAGCATTGATTTCCAGTATACCCTGCTGTTGATCAGCAGGCATGGGGGAATGCAAATCTTCAGCCAGAAAATCCACCCCACAGACATTCAGTCCACTGAGGCGAGCTGCCAGTTCCAGCTGTTTTTTTAATTCAGGGCCAACTTCTTCCGTAACGTCAACAGCTTCTCCGCCACCGGATAGATTGGCCTGAAAGCGCAAGTTCACTTCAGCCCCGGCCGGCAATACCTGCTCCAGAGTATATCCCTGACTGGTCAGACAGCGCAGTACTTCCGCATCAATTTCCACCCGGGTCAATTCCCGGCCATGGCCCTGACCGCGGCGCGGGTCTCTATTCAGTTCCTCGATCAGTTCCCTGATGGTTCGCTGCCCATCCCCTTTGACCCGTGGAGGCAAACGCTCAGCCACCGCTACCAGTTGACCATCCACCAGCAGGGCCCTGAAGTTACGCCCCCTGCCTTCCTTCTCCAGCAACCAGCTGCCTTCCTTCCCTTTCTGCCACCAGCATTCCGCCAGTTCTGCCCCATTCTGAAGATGACAATATACCTTTTTGCCCTGATGCCCAAAATTGTCTTTCAAAACTACCGGATAACCCAGCTGTTCTGCCCGCACCCAGGCTTCTTCCAGGGTTCTGACCGGATAACCGGGCAGTACCGGCAGGCCCTGTCGCTGTAAAATTTCTTTGGTGAGAGCTTTATCCTGAACCAGATCGGCAGAAAGACAAGAGGTATTTTCCAGCAGACTACCTGCCAGCCGCCGGGCATAACGGCCATAACCGATTTGCCAGATGCCTCCACCCAGCTCCATTACTGGCTGTCCCTGACGACGGGCCGCCTGTAACAAGGCCAGGGTCGATGGTCCCGGTCCGAAGCGGTCATAAACCGCTCCCAAATCCGCCAGCACTGTGGACAGATGCGGTACCGGCTTTCCAGTATACCAGAACCGCACCAGTTTTACCGCCCAGGCCAGAGCTGCCAACCCCACCTGAGGTACAAGGCATTCGACGATGATATCAACCAATCCTTCCACTCTCTCCTCGGTACGGCCAAAATAGACATCCTGTCCTAGCTGAACCTGCAGTTCCAGCGCGATATGTTCAATAATATGGCCGGGATATGTTCCTTCTCTCAGCCGTTCGGCAAAGCCGCCGGCATAGCCCCGGGAACAGTGGTGTTCCATAAGACCGGGAAGGTAAGCAAGGATGAGGGCTGCCAAACCAGGAATCCGATCGGAAGGGAGATTATGCTCCGGCGGAATCCGGATAGTGCCCTTCACCACCGGCCGAAAGCAATAAATATTTTTTTCCTCATAACATTGACTGCGGATAATTTTCATTTTCTCTCACCTTCTTTGGTTCAGGTCAAACTTATAACCGGCGGCCAGACTATGCAACCGTACATCAGTCACTGTCAGGGGCGTAAAACCATCCACTTCCGGGGCACTGGAAAAATCCATTTCGCGCCCATCCAGCACGGTGACTGTCCCTTCTCCTACCACTTCGCCAATATTTTCCCTGACGAACAGGGCGGTATTTTCATCCAGGCCCAGAGCCAGTATGCCGGGAAAAGTAGCCAGTACCGTGAGCAAGCGGTTAAACCGCCCGCGCTGGTTAAAATGCTGGTCAATGACAGTATTGGGTAGCCAGCCAAATCCCGGGGCCAGGCTGACCAGTTCCTTGCGAGGACTGGCTTCGGCCCTGCCCCCGGCTATCATTACTGAACCCAGCACAGCGGCTCCGGCGCTGGTTCCAGCCAGGGTACAGCCCTGTCGCCAGAGTTCAGTCAGGTAATCCAGCAATTCCGTCCCTGCCAGCAAAGCCGTGAGACGACTCTGGTCCCCGCCGGTGAAAAAAATCCCCGCTGGTGCTAAATCCTGATAAATAAACTGGCGCACCTGGGCCCGGTTATTGAAATGCAAAATCCTGACCTGTCGCCCCAGTTTTTGCAGGGCTTCTTCATACTGGTGACCGGTTTTCCCCGCCTGTGTAGAAGCAGCTGTGATAACCACCATCTCCCCTGGAGGTGATCTTTTTACCAGCTGCTCCAATATCTCACCCGGTGGATCTTTTTGCTCAGCTCCGCCAATGGCTACCAGCCAACCGGCTTGCATAGGTTCCATCACCTCTAAATTCTGGCAACAAGAAAAGCTTGCCCTGTTTAACTGCTTTTTATGCAGTCTAAAGGGCAAGCTTTAGTTATTTTCCCGTTTCTTTTAAAGCTACAGCGATTCTTAAATTACCATACTGGGTTTCCAGAGGGATAACCAGTTTTTTGATATTTACCGTTGAGATAATTACCCCTCGGCCTACAATTACCGTCGGTGGGGCGATATGACAAATAAACCCATTGGCTTCCAGCTGGGCACTGGCCAGACCGGAGATAACATTACCCAGTTCCGCCACGGCACTTTCCACCATATCATCAAAAACCGGGACCGGTTGTCCTAGCATGCGGGAAACCAGGTTTTTGGCTGTCCTCTCCGCCAGTGAATACATAACCACCCCGGCCAGCTGGCCTGTAACCCCGATTAATACCGTTACATCATCCTGAGTGGTCACAGAAGACTCTTCTATGCTCAGCTGTCCCTTTTTGATTTCCGCCTGGACCTCCTGTTCCAGCACATTATAGGCAGCTTTTACAAAGGGATTGATAAACTCCGCCCTCATTATCTTCTTCCTCCTTATTCATCGAGCAATCCTACAATTACCCTGGTCTGGTACTGGGGATCAGATAGATTAATATCTACTGGCTGGGCCAGGTTCTGTCCCTTTTCATCAGTAAAAAGGCGAATTCGCGGGCGAGTAGCCAGCCCTTTGCCCAGATCTATAATTACTCCCTTTTCTCCGGTAGATAGCAGCACCATTGAACCTACAGGATAGGGTACTGTACAGCGACTGAAAATATCGATCAGTTTATGGTCAAACTCAATGCCAGCTCCACCCATAATATACTCGATAGCTTCCTGGGGACTGATTATTTCCCGGTATGGCCGCCAGGAAACCATGGCACTGTATGTTTCCGCAATTCCAACCAGCTGAGCCAGGGGAT from the Carboxydocella sporoproducens DSM 16521 genome contains:
- a CDS encoding GntR family transcriptional regulator, with product MERRLIPVKLDSYKPLREIVFESLREAIINGTLKPGERLMEIQLAEEMGVSRTPVREAIRKLELEGFVVMVPRKGAYVAGISLKDIADVFEVRAALESLAAGLAAERITEEELEALERSLVKVAESTEADDLTSLISADTDFHDILYRASRNERLVQIVSNLREQIQRFRMTSLSHPGRMRVALEEHRKIVEAISERNVELAQQLAREHIENAENTMLNMMRKMEEEGAKG
- the ispE gene encoding 4-(cytidine 5'-diphospho)-2-C-methyl-D-erythritol kinase; its protein translation is MEITLLAPAKINLTLEIKGRRPDGYHEVAMVMQSLELADTITCRLRSDGKIFLEGNHPEVAWNETNLAWRAAWLLQEVSGVKLGAEILVEKRIPVAAGLAGGSTDAAGVLRALNQLWNLNWSREKLAELGARLGSDVPFCLYGGTALATGRGEQIQPLPALPQHSLLLLKPPYGVSTAEIYGLYARMGRSQQGQTERMLAAVRTGNWQEVARHLANDLEQITLALAPDLKELKEAACRAGCPGVLMSGSGPTLFALINDEAQDQELAQRWQEAGQVIRTKTGLPLPLPGEEQM
- the cphA gene encoding cyanophycin synthetase, which encodes MKIIRSQCYEEKNIYCFRPVVKGTIRIPPEHNLPSDRIPGLAALILAYLPGLMEHHCSRGYAGGFAERLREGTYPGHIIEHIALELQVQLGQDVYFGRTEERVEGLVDIIVECLVPQVGLAALAWAVKLVRFWYTGKPVPHLSTVLADLGAVYDRFGPGPSTLALLQAARRQGQPVMELGGGIWQIGYGRYARRLAGSLLENTSCLSADLVQDKALTKEILQRQGLPVLPGYPVRTLEEAWVRAEQLGYPVVLKDNFGHQGKKVYCHLQNGAELAECWWQKGKEGSWLLEKEGRGRNFRALLVDGQLVAVAERLPPRVKGDGQRTIRELIEELNRDPRRGQGHGRELTRVEIDAEVLRCLTSQGYTLEQVLPAGAEVNLRFQANLSGGGEAVDVTEEVGPELKKQLELAARLSGLNVCGVDFLAEDLHSPMPADQQQGILEINAAPGLRMHLNGKRGKEIADWIITRLDLQPSQKLPLFAVTGTNGKTTVVRCLAHLLALAGKKVGYTTSDGIYFDKQLIRAGDMSGPLSAREILQHPLVEAAVLETARGGILRQGLGFSYCDVAVYTNLSGDHLGQDGINSLAELADVKALVGEVVSRQGWIILNADDPQLLSMGPRFQGQLFLYTTRAENPWLARHLALGGQGLLVRQGWVLWVQGDQCLPLVKVKELPAAWGGLALHNLENMLAAAGAALAYGLKPELIARGLRTFSCDPETNPGRFNLWQLGKIQVLVDYGHNAAGFDRVLSALQAGGFGPITAVIGMPGDRRNQDIIRAGMVAGKYLHRAIVKEDSNLRGRQPGEMAALLCQGLRTVLSPQDIQVILPELEAVKQALLTAVPGETVVVFYEKLAPLVKLLQELGARPVRLAEYHKYVMMKGKLQIRGR
- a CDS encoding cyanophycinase, whose amino-acid sequence is MQAGWLVAIGGAEQKDPPGEILEQLVKRSPPGEMVVITAASTQAGKTGHQYEEALQKLGRQVRILHFNNRAQVRQFIYQDLAPAGIFFTGGDQSRLTALLAGTELLDYLTELWRQGCTLAGTSAGAAVLGSVMIAGGRAEASPRKELVSLAPGFGWLPNTVIDQHFNQRGRFNRLLTVLATFPGILALGLDENTALFVRENIGEVVGEGTVTVLDGREMDFSSAPEVDGFTPLTVTDVRLHSLAAGYKFDLNQRR
- a CDS encoding chemotaxis protein CheX, giving the protein MRAEFINPFVKAAYNVLEQEVQAEIKKGQLSIEESSVTTQDDVTVLIGVTGQLAGVVMYSLAERTAKNLVSRMLGQPVPVFDDMVESAVAELGNVISGLASAQLEANGFICHIAPPTVIVGRGVIISTVNIKKLVIPLETQYGNLRIAVALKETGK